A stretch of the Gemmatirosa kalamazoonensis genome encodes the following:
- a CDS encoding DUF5916 domain-containing protein, producing the protein MHPLLRPIPSVGAVLAAMVPAVVAARSALAQPSVAPTVSAGGAAVPVSRAARLVGTIHVDGRLDDAAWRDAPVTDAFTQIDPDEGKPASERTEVRVLYDDDALYVGVRLHDRGRVTGRLGRRDMPLGDSDWFGVMLDSYHDHRTAFGFDVNPAGVRRDEVKTIDADDNSWDAVWDVATSVDSGGWTAEYRIPFSQLRFGRDSAQTWGVQFERVIGRNLEYAVSTFIPKRDRGGVPAYGHLAGLNGLHAGKRLELLPYTVSRAEYVDPHGNPYRTKHEYVGSAGLDLRYRVASNLTLVATLNPDFGQVEVDPAVVNLGVYETFFEEKRPFFLEGSEIFDFGLGNTSGGQLFYSRRIGRAPTLGAPTPFADIPTTTTILGAAKLSGKVAGWSLGTLGAVTGRENARYRDDLGHDLTSAAEPRSGYFVSRARREYRGGQTIVGGALTAVHRDLATDVLRRAFRSDAFAGGVDFRHEWANHAWRLRGDAEGSLIRGSAASIALVETASNHFFQRPDADHLAVDVDPNAPLGTRASLGGYSASAGITKQSGEHWRGDLAAAATSPGYEVNDLGFSYRTDRRDVAFNVSYRENRPGKHVRRWSVTPNVRSEHNTAWEPILTVGGVNANLLTVGYWSFNGAVRRQFRSFDDRLTRGGPIAIRPANVAANVAFSSDGRKPITGDGGVFYQRDESGGWTYNVEAGVGLKTSSRWNLRVGPTFTKARVTAQYVTAVRDSAYTPTYGARYLFAPLAQTELGLETRLNVTFTRDLSLETYVQPLISSADYGAARQLVRARSYDFADYPGRVPDLDFNLRSLRGNAVLRWEYRPGSTLYVAWQQLRQGIAPVGDFAFGRDRAALFATRPDNILVVKASYWLNP; encoded by the coding sequence CCCCTCCTGCGCCCGATCCCCTCCGTCGGCGCGGTGCTGGCCGCCATGGTGCCCGCCGTGGTGGCCGCTCGCTCCGCGCTCGCCCAGCCGAGCGTCGCCCCGACCGTCTCGGCCGGCGGGGCCGCGGTCCCCGTGTCCCGCGCCGCGCGCCTCGTCGGCACCATCCACGTCGACGGACGACTCGACGACGCGGCATGGCGCGACGCCCCCGTCACCGACGCGTTCACGCAGATCGACCCCGACGAGGGAAAGCCGGCGAGCGAGCGCACCGAGGTGCGCGTGCTCTACGACGACGATGCGCTGTACGTCGGCGTGCGGCTGCACGACCGCGGACGCGTCACCGGGCGCCTCGGCCGGCGCGACATGCCGTTGGGCGACTCCGACTGGTTCGGCGTGATGCTCGACAGCTACCACGATCATCGCACGGCGTTCGGCTTCGACGTGAACCCGGCGGGCGTGCGGCGCGACGAGGTGAAGACGATCGACGCCGACGACAACTCGTGGGACGCGGTGTGGGACGTCGCGACGTCGGTGGACTCCGGCGGGTGGACCGCGGAGTACCGCATCCCGTTCAGCCAGCTCCGCTTCGGCAGAGATAGCGCGCAGACGTGGGGCGTGCAGTTCGAGCGCGTCATCGGTCGCAACCTCGAGTACGCGGTCTCGACGTTCATCCCGAAGCGCGATCGCGGCGGGGTACCGGCGTACGGCCATCTCGCGGGGCTCAACGGGCTGCACGCGGGCAAGCGGCTGGAGCTGCTGCCGTACACCGTGAGCCGCGCGGAGTACGTCGACCCGCACGGCAACCCGTATCGCACGAAGCACGAGTACGTCGGCTCGGCGGGGCTCGACCTGCGCTACCGCGTGGCGTCGAACCTCACGCTCGTCGCGACGCTGAACCCCGACTTCGGACAGGTGGAGGTCGACCCCGCGGTCGTGAACCTCGGCGTGTACGAGACGTTCTTCGAGGAGAAGCGGCCGTTCTTCCTCGAGGGGAGCGAGATCTTCGACTTCGGGCTCGGCAACACGAGCGGCGGGCAGCTCTTCTACAGCCGCCGCATCGGCCGCGCGCCGACGCTGGGCGCTCCGACACCGTTCGCCGACATCCCGACGACGACGACGATCCTCGGGGCGGCGAAGCTCTCCGGCAAGGTGGCCGGGTGGTCGTTAGGCACGCTCGGCGCGGTGACCGGCCGGGAGAACGCGCGCTACCGCGACGACCTCGGGCACGACCTCACGAGCGCCGCGGAGCCGCGGTCGGGCTACTTCGTGAGCCGCGCGCGGCGCGAGTACCGTGGTGGGCAGACGATCGTCGGCGGCGCCCTGACCGCGGTGCATCGCGACCTCGCCACGGACGTGCTGCGGCGCGCCTTCCGGTCCGACGCGTTCGCCGGCGGCGTCGACTTCCGGCACGAGTGGGCGAACCACGCGTGGCGGCTCCGCGGCGACGCCGAGGGCAGCCTGATTCGCGGCAGCGCGGCGTCGATCGCGCTCGTGGAGACGGCGTCGAACCACTTCTTCCAGCGCCCCGACGCGGACCACCTCGCGGTCGACGTCGACCCGAACGCGCCGTTAGGCACCCGGGCGTCGCTCGGCGGCTACTCGGCGAGCGCGGGGATCACGAAGCAGTCGGGGGAGCACTGGCGCGGCGATCTCGCTGCCGCGGCGACGAGCCCCGGCTACGAGGTGAACGATCTCGGGTTCTCGTACCGCACCGATCGGCGCGACGTCGCGTTCAACGTGTCGTACCGCGAGAACCGTCCCGGCAAGCACGTGCGTCGGTGGTCGGTGACGCCGAACGTGCGGTCGGAGCACAACACCGCGTGGGAGCCGATCCTCACCGTCGGCGGCGTGAACGCGAACCTGCTCACGGTCGGCTACTGGTCGTTCAACGGCGCGGTGCGGCGGCAGTTCCGGTCGTTCGACGACCGCCTGACGCGCGGCGGCCCGATCGCGATCCGGCCGGCGAACGTGGCGGCGAACGTCGCGTTCTCGTCGGACGGGCGCAAGCCGATCACCGGCGACGGCGGCGTGTTCTACCAGCGCGACGAGAGCGGCGGCTGGACGTACAACGTCGAGGCGGGCGTCGGGCTGAAGACGTCGTCGCGGTGGAACCTGCGCGTCGGTCCGACGTTCACGAAGGCGCGCGTCACCGCGCAGTACGTGACCGCCGTGCGCGACAGCGCGTACACGCCGACGTACGGCGCGCGCTACCTGTTCGCGCCGCTCGCCCAGACGGAGCTCGGCCTCGAGACGCGGCTCAACGTGACGTTCACGCGCGACCTCTCGCTCGAGACGTACGTGCAGCCGCTCATCTCGAGCGCGGACTACGGCGCGGCGCGGCAGCTCGTGCGCGCGCGCTCGTACGACTTCGCGGACTACCCGGGACGCGTGCCCGACCTCGACTTCAACCTCCGCTCGCTGCGCGGCAACGCGGTGCTGCGCTGGGAGTACCGGCCCGGGTCCACGCTCTACGTCGCGTGGCAGCAGCTGCGGCAGGGGATCGCGCCGGTCGGCGACTTCGCGTTCGGGCGCGACCGCGCGGCGCTGTTCGCGACGCGGCCGGACAACATCCTCGTGGTGAAGGCGAGCTACTGGCTCAACCCCTGA